The Gemmatimonadota bacterium nucleotide sequence CGCTGACGCTGAAGAAAGCCCGCGGTAAGCGGCCGCAGGTGGCTTTTCTCAAGGACGCCATGGGCGCGATCCGCAACAACGACATCAAGCGTGCGGTCAACCTGTGCAACTCGCAGCAGGGCACCATGGCCAACGTGCTGCGCGCCGGTCTCGAGCGTTTCGATTCCATCGCCGAAGAGAACCTGACCAGCGATCGGCAGGTGCAGGAGATCAAGCGGGCCTTCGACGAAGCCAACGCTCTCGAGACCCCGCTGCTCGAACGCAACCTGATCGCGCTGCAGACCATCGCGACCATCGCCACCCTGGTGGGGCTGCTCGGAACGACGATCGGTATGATCCGGGCCTTCGCCGCCATGGCCAACGAAGGCGCGCCGGACGCCATTCAGCTCGCGCTGGGTATCTCCGAAGCGCTGATCAATACGGCGGGCGGGCTGGCCGCGGCCATCATGGGTATCGTAGCGTACAACTACTTCGTCAACAAGGTGGACATGTTCACCTACGCCGTGGACGAAGTGGCACAGGAAGTCCTGGCCATTCTTACCGGCCGGGCCTAATCCAACGGCTTTATGGCGTTAAGGAGTCTTTGATATGGCGCACGCAAAACACAAGCCGGTCATGATCGACATGACGCCGATGGTGGATATCGCCTTCCTGCTGCTCATCTTCTTCATGGCCACGACGCAGTTCAAGGCCCCCGAATCGATTCCCATCCTGCTTCCGGAGTCCCATTCGGCCATCAAGCTGCCCGAATCGGACGTGGTGATCCTGACCGTCGGACCGAAGCCGGAGAATGCGTTGTTCTGGCGGCTGGAACCCCAGCCCGAAGTAGGGATCGAGATGTCGGAAATGGAGAATGCGCTGGTGGAGGCGCGTATCAGGAACCCCCGTCTGCGTATAGCCATCAAGGCGCACAAGGACGCCGAGTTCGGCGTCATCAGCGACATGATGGAGATCCTTCAGAAAACGAACAACACCCGGTTCAACCTGGTCACGAACTTCGAGGACGATACGGAATCCTCGGGCGACGAGCCGACCAGCCTCAGGCCGGTGAACCACGACATGGTAAGGAGGTGATGACACATGGCAGCCGTCCAGGGCACTCAGAAAGCCAGCGACAGGAAGAAGGAAGGTGCTAAGAAGAAAAAGCCTCGCAACCAGGTTTTCATCGACATGACGCCCATGGTGGACATCGCATTCCTCCTGCTCATCTTCTTCATGGTCACCACGGTATTCAGGGCGCCGCAGACCATGGAGCTCAACATTCCGCCCGACAAGGACGACAAGGTCGAGATCGCGGAATCGAACGTGCTGCTGATCTACATGCTGGACGACGACCGCATGTTCTGGCAGATCGGCCGGGACATGACGCCGGAGGAGTTGACGCTGGATGACGTCCAGGAATTCATCAAGGAGAAGGAAGTGGATAACGCCGATATGCACGACGGCGAATCCAAGCTGGTCACCCTCGTGTTGATCCAGCGCACGAGTCCCTACGAGCAGATGGTGAACGTCATGGACGAACTTCAGTTGGGCGCCATCGACCGTTTCAGTATCACGGTTCTGGAGCAGGATAGGTACGAGGAGGTGTTTGGCTCATGATGGGATCGCTGCTCAGCGTCGACCATTTTCCCCTGAAGAAAGAATCCCCCATCAAGTTCTTCTACCAACGGAATGCCAAACGGGGCATTCTGGCGGCCGTGATCATCCACGCGCTGGCCCTGGGGACCTACTGGGGCGTCTGGTGGTACCAGGAGCAGAGCCGGGTCTACGCGACGCGGATCCTGGATTACGCCGATCTGGGACCTCCGCCGGCGCTGACCGATGCGCCGGAAATGCCCGAAGTACCGGTGGAAGCGCCTTCCCAGCCGGTGATCGGCATACCAGAACCCGTGGATGACGCCGAGGTGTCCGCCGAGATGACGATCGCCACTCAGACCGAGATGAGCCAGCAGATCGCCCCGGTGATCCAGGACATCGAGGAGGAGAACATCATCATCGAGGCGCCGCAGGAAGAGAACATCGTCATCGAGGACGAGGCACTGCCTCCGCCCGACGCGTTCACGCCCTACGAGACGCCTCCGGCACCGGTGTACCAGGTTCAGCCCGAGTATCCTGAACTGGCCCGTAAGGCGGGGATAGAGGGAAGAGTCTATATCAAGATCCTGGTCGACAGGGAAGGCAGGGTCCGCGACGCCATACTGTTGCGGGGCGTCGGCGCGGGTCTTGATGAATCGGCACTCGAGGCCGTGCGGCAATGGGTGTATACTCCGGCCATTCAGAACAACCGGCCGGTAGCCGTATGGGTAGCGCAGCCGGTCGATTTCAAGCTTCGCTGATCTCGTGATACCGCGGACCGGCCGGGGCTGGCTGCCGCGGTACAGAACTGTTGAATGTTAACTGCAGAGGGCGGGTTCCTGACCCGCCCTCTGTGTGTGTGGTCATCAGGGCAGACTGGTTTCAAGGGAGAAGGTAAAGGAACATGATCGAGAACGATTTGATGTACGGTGTGATCGTCGCGGGGCTGCTGGGATTGATCTACGCCATCTGGAGAGCGGCCTGGGTCAACGGGCAGGATGAGGGGACGGACAGGATGAAAGCCATCGGCGCCAGCATTTCCGAAGGCGCCATGGCCTTCCTCAAAGCGGAGTACCGGGTCCTGTCGATCTTCGTCGTGGTCGTGGCCGTGCTGCTGGCCATGGCGAACATGGGCAAGGTCGAGTCCAGCGCCCTCATCGCCCTGTCCTTCGTCACCGGCGCCCTGGCATCGGGCCTGGCCGGATTCCTGGGCATGCGCGTGGCCGTACGGGCCAATACGCGGACGACCCACGCGGCGCGGACCGGCCTGGCACAGGCGCTGCACGTGGCCTTCGCCGGCGGGTCGGTCATGGGCCTGAACGTGGTGGGTCTGGGCGTCCTGGGTCTCGGCGGCCTGTTCATCCTCTACACGGGGCTTTTCGGGATCGACGAGTCGGGTATCGGCCGGGTGCTGAACGTCATCTCCGGCTTCTCGCTGGGCGCTTCGTCCATCGCCCTCTTCGCCCGCGTGGGCGGGGGCATCTACACCAAGGCGGCCGATGTGGGCGCCGACCTGGTGGGCAAGGTGGAGGCCGGGATTCCCGAGGACCATCCCCTCAATCCCGCCTCCATCGCCGACAACGTGGGCGACAACGTGGGCGACGTGGCGGGTATGGGCGCCGACCTCTTCGAATCCTACGTGGGCTCCATTCTCGGTTCCATGGTGCTGGGAGCCGGCATCCTCGTGGCGGGCGTATACGATCCGATCTTCATCACCCTGCCCCTCATCATCGCGGGCGCCGGCATCATCATCTCGATCCTCGGCACCTTCATGGTCTCGGTCAAGGAAGGCGGCAATCCCCAGTCCGGCCTGAACAAGGGCGAATTCGGCTCCTCCGCCATCATGGTCGCCGTCATGTACCTGCTCATCGACTACCTCCTGCCCGGCGACTTCACCCTGGGCGGCGTGACCTATACCAGCCTGGGCGTCTTCATCGCGGCTACGATCGGCCTGCTGGCCGGTCTCGGCATCGGCCTGATCACCGAACACTACACGGGAACCCATACGGGTCCGGTTACGTCTATTTCAAGACAGTCCGTGACGGGCACCGCGACCAACATCATCGCCGGCCTGGGCATCGGCATGCGGTCCACGGCCATCCCCATCCTGATCATCGCCGCCGGCATCATGGGCGCCTATTACTTTGCCGGGCTCTACGGGATCGCCATGGCGGCCCTGGGCATGCTGTCCAACACGGGCATCCAGCTGGCGGTGGACGCCTACGGTCCCATTTCGGACAACGCGGGCGGCGTGGCCGAGATGGCGGAGCTGCCCCCCGAGGTCCGGCAGCGGACCGACAAGCTCGACGCGGTGGGCAACACGACCGCGGCCATCGGCAAGGGATTCGCCATCGGCTCCGCGGCCCTGACCGCGCTGGCGCTCTTCGCGGCCTACATGGTGCAGGTGGGCATTTCGAGCATCGACATCGCCAATCCCCGCGTCATGGCGGGGCTCTTCGTGGGCGGCATGCTGCCCTTCCTCTTCTCCGCCCTCGCCATGAACGCCGTGGGACAGGCGGCCATGGCCATGATCGAGGAGGTCCGGCGCCAATTCAACGCCATCCCGGAACTCAAGGCCGCGCTGTCGGTGATGAAGAAGAACGACGGGGTGGACGAAGGGGACTGGTCCCGGGAGGACCGGGTCGTCTTCGAGGCGGCGAGCGGCAAGCCGGAGTACGCCCGTTGCGTGGAGATATCCACCAAGGCGGCCATCCGGCGGATGGTCCTTCCCGGCCTGCTGGCCGTATTGACACCCGTCGTCGTGGGATTCGTCTTCGGCCCGGAGACCCTGGGCGGCCTGCTGGCCGGCGTCACCGTGTCCGGCGTGCTGATGGCGATCTTCCAGGCCAACGCGGGCGGCGCTTGGGACAACGCGAAGAAGATGATCGAAGAGGGATTGACCATCGACGGCGTGCGCTACGAGAAGGGATCGGAGGCCCACAAGGCCGCCGTCGTGGGAGACACGGTCGGCGATCCCTTCAAGGACACGTCCGGCCCGTCGCTGAACATCCTGATCAAGTTGATGTCGGTGGTTTCCCTGGTCATCGCCCCGCTCATCGCGCTCTAGCCGCGTTACTTCGATGTCCTGTAGCCGCGTGGCCCTATAGCCGACTATGACTGCTTTCCTCTCCTTCCTTGGCAGGCGCGTCCTCTGGGCGCTGACGAACATCGGCGACTTCGGCATGATGATGGTCGAAGTCGTCCGGAACCTGCCCCGCATCCGGACATACTGGGGACTGATGGTCCACCAAATGTTCGCGATCGGCATCCACTCCATGCCGATCGTCCTGATCATCGCCTTCTTCGCCGGGCTGGTGACCGCGGTGCAGACCGGGTACCAGTTCCAGGGATACGTGCCCGCCTACCTGGTGGGCAGCGTCGTGCTGTCGTCGGTGGTCCTCGAACTCGCGCCGGTCCTGGGCGCCCTGGTGCTGTCGGGACGGGTGGGCGCCACCATCGCGGCGGAACTCGGTACGATGCGGGTGACCGAACAGATCGACGCCTACGAGGTGATGGCCATGAACCCCATCGTCTACCTGGCGATCCCCCGCATCATCGCCGGAATGTTCATGCTGCCGGTCCTCGTGGTCTTCGCCGACCTGATCGGCACGCTTTCCGGCATGGTCGCGGCGATCGACCGGATGGGGGTGAGCATTCCGGATTTCGAGCGGGGGATGCGGGAGTTCTTCCGGACCCAGGATGCCTTCTTCGGGCTGTCCAAGGCCTTCTGCTTCGGGATAACGATCACCACGGTCGCCTGTTACCAGGGTTTCAAGGTGAAGCCGGGTTCGGGTGCCGAAGGTGTGGGCAAGGCGACCACCAACACCGTGGTGGTCTCGTGCATTCTGATCCTGTGCCTGGATTACCTGCTGGCCAGGACGATACTGTAAACCGGGGGTGTGACGTGACGTACTCAAAAAACAGCCTGCTGCCCGACGAGGCGAAACTGGGCATGGTCTTCCTCCTGGCGATCATCATATTCGTTTGGGGCCTCTTCTATCTGAAAGAATGGCGGGTAACGGGAGATACCTACCTCGTCGACGTGCGTCTGAGCAGCGCCGTCGGGGTCAAGTCCTCCGATCCGATCCTCGTGGGCGGCGTGCGCATCGGCAAGGTGGAGGCTGTGACGCTCGACGACATGTCGCCCATCGTCACCCTGCGTGTCGACGAGCCCTTCGAGATCCCCGAGGACTCCCAGGTGGAGGTGATCTCGCGCAGCGTCATGGGCGAGAAATCCATCAACATCCGCAAGGGCGTCAGCACGGTGATGGTGCCCCCGGGCGGCACGATCGAGGGCACGGCCGCGCCTGGGATTTCCGATATGTTCACGCAGGTCGATTCCGTCACTGTGAACATGCGCAACCTGCTCAAGAACGCCAACATCCTCCTGGACCCCGAGCGGGACAAGTCGATCAAGAGCAGTCTGACCGGCATGCATGACCTGATCATCGAGGTACGGCAGGCGCTGAAACGCGAGAGTGCGCAGTTCAACCGGGTCGTGTCGAACATGGATTCGCTCGTGGTCAACGCGAAGAACCTGAGCGAGACCGAACGGGAAAAGGTATCCAGCATGCTGGACAACCTGGAAAGCACGTCGGGTCGGCTGAGTACTATGGTGGATGATCTGCAGACCACGTCCACGGCGCTCGGCAATATACTCACGCGGCTTGACCGCGGCGAAGGCACGATGGGGAAGCTGCTTCAGGATGACAGGCTCTACGAAGACGCGGTCCGCGTGGCCGGTAAGATGGACCAGTTGGTTACGAGTCTCGACGAACTCGTTGTTGATTTGAAATCCAATCCCGGCCGGTACGTGACGGTCGAGATATTTTAAATATGGAAAACAGGAGCAACAACCCCATGCCCAACGTACTATCGGAAGCGCTGGACGGCTACCTGACGGAGTTGATGCCTGACAGGGACGAGGTCCTGACCGAGATGGAAGAGAAGGCGCAGGCGGAGCGGATCCCGATCGTCGGCCCGCTGGTTGGCCGTGTCCTGCACCAGATGGCCGTGCTGAGCGGCGCGAAACGCGTGTTCGAAATGGGCTCGGCCATCGGCTATTCGACCATCTGGCTCGCCCGGGCCGTGGGTCCGGAAGGTCGGGTTTACTACTCCGATGGCAGCGAGCAGAACGCCGCGCAAGCCCGGAAGTTCATCGAGCGTGCCGGCGTGGCGGACCGCGTCGAGATCCAGGTGGGCGACGCGCTGGAACTGCTGGAGCAGACCGAGGGCAGCTTCGACCTGATTTTCAACGACGTGGACAAGCACGACTATCCCCGCGTATTCGACCTGGCGCTGCCGCGCGTCCGGCCGGGCGGCCTGCTGGTCACCGACAACGTGCTCTGGAGCGGACGCGTGACCGAGCCGTCCGAAGACCGCTGGACCTCGGCTATCCAGGAATACAACCGGAAGGCCTACGGCACCGGCGAGGTCTGGACGACGATCATCCCCTTAAGGGACGGCGTGGCCGTAAGCCTGAAGAGGTAGGGTCCGCCGTGCGGATATCCGAAAGGCCGTCTGGCCCGCTTGAACTGGACATCATCTCGATCGGCGAGTGCATGATCGAGATGTTCTGCGAAGGCCCCCTCGCCACCACCGACACCTACACCCGCACCTTCGCCGGCGACACGATGAACATGCTCGTGGCGGCCTCCCGCCTCGGCGCGAAGACCGGGTACGTCACCCACGTGGGCAACGACCCTTTCCAGGACTTCCTGACCGAAGCGTGGCGGTCGGAGGGCGTCGACCTGCGTTGCGCCACGCCCCTCGATCGGCCCAACGGGCTCTACTTCATCTCTATCCTTCCCGGCGGCGAAAGGGAGTTCACCTACTACCGGGCGGGCAGCGCCGCGAGCTTCCTCGAACCGGCCGACATCGACCCGGATTATATCGCCAGCGCGAAAGTCGTCTATGCCAGCGGCATCACCCAGGCCATATCGAAGAGCAGCCGGGCGGCCGTCCTGGAGGCCTTCCGGATCGCGCGCGAGCACAACGTCACGACCGCCTTCGATACCAACCTGAGGCTCGGCCTGTGGTCCCTGGAGGAAGCCCGGGAGGCCCTGGACGAGATCCTCCCCCACGTGGATATCCTCCTGCCCAGTGCGCCCGAGGAGAGCGCGTCGCTCTTCGGAACGGAGGACGCCCGCTCGGTGATCGAACGGGCTCGTGATCGGGGCGTGGCCATGGTCGCGGTGAAGTGCGGTGCGGAAGGCGCCGTGTTGGGGCTGGACGACTGGATCCACGAAATCCCGGCCTACATACCGGAGCGCGTGTCCGACACCTCGGGGGCCGGGGACGTGTTCAACGGCGGCCTGCTGTACGGAATGACCCAGGGCATGGGCGCCGTAGAATCCGCACGGCTGGGCACCGTCATGGCGGGCCTCAAGGTCCGCGGCCGCGGGGCGACCTACTCGATTCCGTCGCGGGAAGAGGCCTTCGGCGTGTACGAGGGGTTACGCGAAGCCACGTGAGCTTTTGCGGACGAGCCGGTGGAATCACGTAGCATCCGGATCTCCATCCTCATCGGTTGCTTCCCCGGCTGCATCGGTGTCCGCGTCCATGGCGAGATCTTTATCGTCGTCTTCGTTCACCTTCTCTACCTCGACATGGGCCTCGCCCGAGTTGTGACCCGCTTCGTCGTGCCCGTTTACTGATATGTCGCCCGATTCCTCACTCGAGGCGGCATCATGCGCTTCGCCGTCTGCGGCGCTGCCCTCGTCCACCGCGACGCCGTCCACTTCCTCGTCCGACGAGGCGCCGTCTACTTCCTCGTCCGCCGGAACATCGTTCTCCCGCATCTCGTCGATGAGGTGATTTACCTTCGCACGCAGGGCGTCGGCCTGACGTCCCAGCTCGTCCATCTCGTCGAGCAGCTTTTCGAATTCCGCGTCGTCCGCCGCGGAACCGTTTGCCCGCTTGTCTTTGTCTGCCATGTCATGCTCCGGTCAGGGCCGGGCCGGAGTACCTGGCGCCACGGCCGTGAGTCGACGTGGTAAAACTAAACGTATGAGTACCTGTTGTCAATAGAAAGCGCTACAGTACGGGGCGGACCGGGCGAACCGGGCGGACCATGCGGCACGGGGCGGACCGGCATTCCCGGATTGACGGGAACCCGCTGTGCTGTATATTGAAAACTCGTCGATTCAGGAACACGAAAACCCGTGGATGGATATGGCTACTCAACACCGTCCGGCGTCCGACTGGTACAAGACCGCCTTTCGTTACGACTACCTACGGGTTTATCCCCACAGGAACGACGAGGAGGCGCGCCGGCAGGTCGACTTCCTCGTGGACAGACTGGACGTGCCTCCATCGTGCGAGGTGCTGGACCTGGGTTGCGGCGACGGCCGGCACAGCCTGGAACTCGCCCGGCGCGGCTTCAGGGTAACCGGGCTTGACCTGTCGGAGGAACT carries:
- a CDS encoding MotA/TolQ/ExbB proton channel family protein, translated to MRPGAFIMIIIVLCFIVSWIIFEYFLPQFVKDGGPVVIGLMVLTMLDITFIIERSLTLKKARGKRPQVAFLKDAMGAIRNNDIKRAVNLCNSQQGTMANVLRAGLERFDSIAEENLTSDRQVQEIKRAFDEANALETPLLERNLIALQTIATIATLVGLLGTTIGMIRAFAAMANEGAPDAIQLALGISEALINTAGGLAAAIMGIVAYNYFVNKVDMFTYAVDEVAQEVLAILTGRA
- a CDS encoding biopolymer transporter ExbD; amino-acid sequence: MAHAKHKPVMIDMTPMVDIAFLLLIFFMATTQFKAPESIPILLPESHSAIKLPESDVVILTVGPKPENALFWRLEPQPEVGIEMSEMENALVEARIRNPRLRIAIKAHKDAEFGVISDMMEILQKTNNTRFNLVTNFEDDTESSGDEPTSLRPVNHDMVRR
- a CDS encoding biopolymer transporter ExbD; its protein translation is MAAVQGTQKASDRKKEGAKKKKPRNQVFIDMTPMVDIAFLLLIFFMVTTVFRAPQTMELNIPPDKDDKVEIAESNVLLIYMLDDDRMFWQIGRDMTPEELTLDDVQEFIKEKEVDNADMHDGESKLVTLVLIQRTSPYEQMVNVMDELQLGAIDRFSITVLEQDRYEEVFGS
- a CDS encoding energy transducer TonB; the protein is MMGSLLSVDHFPLKKESPIKFFYQRNAKRGILAAVIIHALALGTYWGVWWYQEQSRVYATRILDYADLGPPPALTDAPEMPEVPVEAPSQPVIGIPEPVDDAEVSAEMTIATQTEMSQQIAPVIQDIEEENIIIEAPQEENIVIEDEALPPPDAFTPYETPPAPVYQVQPEYPELARKAGIEGRVYIKILVDREGRVRDAILLRGVGAGLDESALEAVRQWVYTPAIQNNRPVAVWVAQPVDFKLR
- a CDS encoding sodium-translocating pyrophosphatase — translated: MIENDLMYGVIVAGLLGLIYAIWRAAWVNGQDEGTDRMKAIGASISEGAMAFLKAEYRVLSIFVVVVAVLLAMANMGKVESSALIALSFVTGALASGLAGFLGMRVAVRANTRTTHAARTGLAQALHVAFAGGSVMGLNVVGLGVLGLGGLFILYTGLFGIDESGIGRVLNVISGFSLGASSIALFARVGGGIYTKAADVGADLVGKVEAGIPEDHPLNPASIADNVGDNVGDVAGMGADLFESYVGSILGSMVLGAGILVAGVYDPIFITLPLIIAGAGIIISILGTFMVSVKEGGNPQSGLNKGEFGSSAIMVAVMYLLIDYLLPGDFTLGGVTYTSLGVFIAATIGLLAGLGIGLITEHYTGTHTGPVTSISRQSVTGTATNIIAGLGIGMRSTAIPILIIAAGIMGAYYFAGLYGIAMAALGMLSNTGIQLAVDAYGPISDNAGGVAEMAELPPEVRQRTDKLDAVGNTTAAIGKGFAIGSAALTALALFAAYMVQVGISSIDIANPRVMAGLFVGGMLPFLFSALAMNAVGQAAMAMIEEVRRQFNAIPELKAALSVMKKNDGVDEGDWSREDRVVFEAASGKPEYARCVEISTKAAIRRMVLPGLLAVLTPVVVGFVFGPETLGGLLAGVTVSGVLMAIFQANAGGAWDNAKKMIEEGLTIDGVRYEKGSEAHKAAVVGDTVGDPFKDTSGPSLNILIKLMSVVSLVIAPLIAL
- a CDS encoding ABC transporter permease is translated as MTAFLSFLGRRVLWALTNIGDFGMMMVEVVRNLPRIRTYWGLMVHQMFAIGIHSMPIVLIIAFFAGLVTAVQTGYQFQGYVPAYLVGSVVLSSVVLELAPVLGALVLSGRVGATIAAELGTMRVTEQIDAYEVMAMNPIVYLAIPRIIAGMFMLPVLVVFADLIGTLSGMVAAIDRMGVSIPDFERGMREFFRTQDAFFGLSKAFCFGITITTVACYQGFKVKPGSGAEGVGKATTNTVVVSCILILCLDYLLARTIL
- a CDS encoding MCE family protein, with the protein product MTYSKNSLLPDEAKLGMVFLLAIIIFVWGLFYLKEWRVTGDTYLVDVRLSSAVGVKSSDPILVGGVRIGKVEAVTLDDMSPIVTLRVDEPFEIPEDSQVEVISRSVMGEKSINIRKGVSTVMVPPGGTIEGTAAPGISDMFTQVDSVTVNMRNLLKNANILLDPERDKSIKSSLTGMHDLIIEVRQALKRESAQFNRVVSNMDSLVVNAKNLSETEREKVSSMLDNLESTSGRLSTMVDDLQTTSTALGNILTRLDRGEGTMGKLLQDDRLYEDAVRVAGKMDQLVTSLDELVVDLKSNPGRYVTVEIF
- a CDS encoding O-methyltransferase — its product is MENRSNNPMPNVLSEALDGYLTELMPDRDEVLTEMEEKAQAERIPIVGPLVGRVLHQMAVLSGAKRVFEMGSAIGYSTIWLARAVGPEGRVYYSDGSEQNAAQARKFIERAGVADRVEIQVGDALELLEQTEGSFDLIFNDVDKHDYPRVFDLALPRVRPGGLLVTDNVLWSGRVTEPSEDRWTSAIQEYNRKAYGTGEVWTTIIPLRDGVAVSLKR
- a CDS encoding sugar kinase; translated protein: MRISERPSGPLELDIISIGECMIEMFCEGPLATTDTYTRTFAGDTMNMLVAASRLGAKTGYVTHVGNDPFQDFLTEAWRSEGVDLRCATPLDRPNGLYFISILPGGEREFTYYRAGSAASFLEPADIDPDYIASAKVVYASGITQAISKSSRAAVLEAFRIAREHNVTTAFDTNLRLGLWSLEEAREALDEILPHVDILLPSAPEESASLFGTEDARSVIERARDRGVAMVAVKCGAEGAVLGLDDWIHEIPAYIPERVSDTSGAGDVFNGGLLYGMTQGMGAVESARLGTVMAGLKVRGRGATYSIPSREEAFGVYEGLREAT